Within the Bacteroidales bacterium genome, the region AAAGCATTCGGTATCCCTGCTTCTCAACTTGGATTCAATGACCAAACAGCGTTCTCGTTGACATTCTGGCTATATATAAATCGCTTCAATCACGAAGAAGGTGGTACACAATTCTTGAATATTCGTACAGCATCAGATATATGGCCTGCTAGTGATTGGGGATTTGTATGGAGTTCTATCCAACCAGAAAATAACAATACTGCCGAGATTGAAGAGGGAACATTAGGTTTCTCATATCGTTTATATGGAGAGAATGGAGGTGATATTATTGAGATCTCTAAAGATTTCCAATTTAAACCAGAGACATGGTATCATGTGGCTATGGTTTCAGGTTATACAAGTAACCGTTCAATGTATTTGTATATCAATGGTAAACTTGTAGGAGGAGAGGTTGCTGAGCAAGCATTGTATACATGGAAGTCATCTAACGTAATTATGTTAGGAGGTCATGCTCATCAACGTGCGGGTATAGACGGAACAATTGATGAGGTTCGTTTATATAAGAAAGCCCTAACTGCTAATGAGGTTAAAGCTACAATGCAACACACAACAGATGTAAGCGATCCTTCATTTATCGGTTATTGGGATTTTGAAAGTGAAGCACAATCTAATAATACCATGAAGAGTATAGGTTATAATAAAACTTTGGTTGCCGGTATATATGATCCTACAACAATATCAAACAATCAATATACGTCTAAACCTATTACATTTGCAGCAGGAGCACCATTTATCTCAGGAACAAACTATAAGATTGAGACATTACCTACATGGAAGTTCAAAGGTGGAGAAATACAAACTGCATCAGGAGATAATGCAAGTGGTAATGCAGTAGTAGCATATCCGGAGACAGGAACATTCCCTGCAACATTGACACTATCTAACGGATGGGGTTCAGATACTAAGACTATCGATGTTGTTGTTGTTGAACCAACAGGCATAGAGGATGTAGCAGTGGAGGATATGATGCAAGCATTCCCCAACCCATTTGAGAATGAGGTATATGTAAGTTTCGTAGAGGATGGCATCTACACCGTTGAGCTTTATGACAATGCAGGACGTATGCTTAGCCAGTCTTCATTATCTGCAACAGCAGGCGAGATTGTAAACATACCTGTTGACGGAGAGGCAGGAATCTACTTCATTAAAGTTAAGGGAGAAGAAGGATTGCTTAAAGTTATGAAAGTAGCTAAAAAGTAGTTCTTGGTTGTAGGTTTCGTAAACCAACCGCCCTGCGGGTAGTTGTTAGAAACCGATAATAAAGCAAGAAAATAACTTTACGAGGGTGCAGAAATTTTTCTGCACCCTCTTTTTGTGTCAATTACTCTAATTGGATCAATTAGCAATTAGCATAACAACTAATTGTTTTTGTTAAAAAATATTTTAAATTGTTTAAATAATTTCTATATTTGTAAAATAATGGAGACATTGCTTGTTTCATAATTTGACTTATATTGTTTTTCTATAATACTATACAGAATGAAAAGATTTGTTTTATTAACATTGTTAGTTGCTGTATGTGCATTAGCATCAGCTCAAGGTGTTCCAACTCACGAGCAATATGTGAAGATAGGAGGTTCAACTCCTTGGTACACTGCATATGGTAATTGGTCGCCAGGATATGCTTTATATAGCAGTGATTCTCAGGCGGCAGAGAATGAAGAGTTCTTTATTTCTCGTGTAAAACCTCGTAGTCGTTTTACGTTTACAGGTACACAGGTAAAAGAGAACCTTAATCCTGAAAGAAAAGTGTTATGGTGGTGTCCACTTGGTGTTGCAAATAATGGTAACTGGAATGGAATCCCTGCATATTATTTTGGAGGAGAGGTATATTCAATGTGGAGTTATACCGATGTTTATGGAAACTGGACTGCTCCTTTAATTCAAGCCCCTGCAGCATTTCTTGATGCTTGTCACAAAAATGGTGTGCGTTCGGGAGTTGTCGCTTCAGTTCCTTTTGGAGCATCCCCTTCAAAAAATGATGGAAGTCATGGTTCAAATATTAATGCTCTTGTAACTGGAGGTTATGATAAACTATTGAAATATCTTCGTTATTATGGTGTTGACGGAGTAGGTTTTAACTCAGAGTTCTCTTGGGATTTGTTGGATGCAACAGGATTTAAAAACTTAATGGGTAACTGTTACTCAAATGCAGCATCTTACGGAGTACCTTTCAATAATGCATGGTATTCGTTTACTTCAAATGATGGAGATTATGGCGATTATAGTGTACTTAACAGCGGTTGTGTACAATGGTTTCATTATAATGGGAAAAAGGTCTCAGATGCTTATTTCTTAAATTATAATTGGGGTAGCAGTCAGTTGAATACATCTGTATCTACAGCAAACGGACAAGGTCGCTCAGGTTTTGATGTTTATGCAGGTATGGATTATCAAGGACGTAGTAATGCTGACTGGCTTGCTCTTCAATATTATAATACATCATTCGGATTGTGGGGTGCCCATAATATGAATATGATTTATGAATCTCGCGGAGAGTTGGGAGCAAACCCTATTCAGTTACAAAAAACATATCAATTGATTTCGGAGAACTCATTTACAGGATCGTCATATAACCCAGTAAATACTCCTGCTATTTCAAATATATTGCGTCATACTTCAACTGCTACCAATTTTCACGGATTTTCAAGTCTTAT harbors:
- a CDS encoding secretion protein Por produces the protein MKRFVLLTLLVAVCALASAQGVPTHEQYVKIGGSTPWYTAYGNWSPGYALYSSDSQAAENEEFFISRVKPRSRFTFTGTQVKENLNPERKVLWWCPLGVANNGNWNGIPAYYFGGEVYSMWSYTDVYGNWTAPLIQAPAAFLDACHKNGVRSGVVASVPFGASPSKNDGSHGSNINALVTGGYDKLLKYLRYYGVDGVGFNSEFSWDLLDATGFKNLMGNCYSNAASYGVPFNNAWYSFTSNDGDYGDYSVLNSGCVQWFHYNGKKVSDAYFLNYNWGSSQLNTSVSTANGQGRSGFDVYAGMDYQGRSNADWLALQYYNTSFGLWGAHNMNMIYESRGELGANPIQLQKTYQLISENSFTGSSYNPVNTPAISNILRHTSTATNFHGFSSLITARSTLTPQDGGTLATDPFVTYFNLGNGMFFKEEGVTTFDREWYNLGMQDYLPTWRWWWTKNFMGKNASDAS